ATTAGGAGATTCCACTACTGTATTGAAATCGGAAGGAAATCTCAACACGGAATACGGTTTGCCCATCACTTGGATGAAACTCGAGCAGAGTCATCGCTATGCTGTTTTGGAAATGGCAATGCGTGGAAAAGGACAGATTGCGCATCTTTGTTCGTTTAGTCGTCCGCATATCGGTGTCATTACATCTATAGGAACCGCGCATATCGGCGAATTAGGTTCTCGGGAGGAAATTATTAAAGCGAAGGCGGAACTGTTGGAATCCCTTCCTAAAGAAGGTCTTGCCATTTTGCCAATGGGAGAAGATTTCGATGCGCTTTCTCATTATTCGAATTGCAAGGTTTTATCGTTCGGTGAGCAACCCAACGCAGATGTACGTGTGCTGTCATCTCTTATTTATCTCGAAAACAATACAACAGAAATCGAAATAGAAATCAAAAACCAACGATTCTCGGGGCGAATTCCCGGTCTCGGCAGACATCAGGCAATCAATGCTTCCGCTGCGCTCGCCGTTTGTATCGCGCTCGGAATCGAACCGCAAATGGCTTTGCAAAGAATGCAAAACGCAGAACTTCCGAATGATAGATTGCGCGCAGTCGAATGTTGCGGGGCGACTTTGTTAGTGGACGTTTATAACTCGAGTCCAGAATCTTGTAAAGAAGCATTGAAGATTCTTTCGGACGCTGAAGGATTTTCTCGAAAAATCGCCATTTTAGGAGACATGCTGGAGTTAGGTGAGTTTGCCGAGTTTGCGCATCGAGAAATAGGCAAACTCGTTTCTTCTTCCGATATAGATGTTCTCGTCACGGTGGGGGAGTTGGCACCTTGGATTTTGGAGGAAGCAAAAACGCGTGGATATAAGGGAATAGGAATGAGCGTTCCTTCCTCGAGCGAGGTGGCACGTATTTTAGAGAATTTGGAGCCAGGCGATTTGGTGCTCATCAAAGGCTCTCGTCGTTTGCAATTGGAAAAGGCGTTGCCGCAAGAGGGGGGGCTCATCAATGTTTGAGCATGTGGTTAACGCATTTTGGATTTCTTTTTTCGTATCGGCGATTCTCTCGTATCCTTGTATATTTCTTTTAAAGAAAGTAAACGCTCGTGCGAAAGTCAGTCCTTTTCTTCCGGCACATCAGCAAAAAGAGGGGACACCGAATATGGGGGGGATTTTCGTTTTGGTGGGAATATTCGTTGCGATGGCGCTCTTCAATGGATTCGAAAATCGCGAGAATGTTTTGATTTCGTATTTGATCTTTACTTTTGCTTTGATTGGTTTCGTAGACGATTATTTAGTCCCTCGTTTCACGACGAAAAGGGGATTAGGATGGACGATAAAACTCGCAATGCAAGCCCTTGCAGCAAGTTGTTATGTTTGGATGCTCGGATTCCGTCCGGAAGCATGGCTTGCGGCATTTTTCGTGTTGACCTTCGCGAATGCGGTGAATTTTACGGACGGCCTCGATGCGCTCGTAACGATGACTCTGTGGATTGCTTTAATCCCGTTTTTGGTTTATTTTTATTCTGATGGGAATCGCGCTCTTCTCATCGTTTCTTTGGCGATTCTCGGTTCCTTGTTACCTTTTCTTTACTTCAATGCCCCCCCTGCGAAAATTTTCATGGGAGATGTGGGGGCATTGGCGCTCGGAGCGGTTTACGGTCATCTTTTTTCTACGACTCCTTACAAAACCCAAACTTGGCCATGGCTCACCTCTGGGGTATTTCTATTAGAACTCGTGCTCGTCCCCATTCAAATCGGAGCCGTGAAAACACTCAAAAGACGCATCTTCCCAGCGACTCCATTTCATCACTCTCTCGAAGCATTGGGATGGCCTGAATCACGCGTGTTATGGGCAATGATTCTTTTGCAAATGATTTTAACTTCAATGGCATTCACGGTGATGTTTTTATGAGTGATTACAAAAAACGAAATGTCTTTCAGAATCAAAGAATCGTCGTCATCGGTCTTGGAAAGGCTGGGACCGGCATGGCGAGAGTTCTAAAGGCAAAAGGTGCGCAAGTTACGGTAGTGGACGAAAAATCCGCAGACTCTCAGAAACTCTTCGAACCGTTAGACGAGATGGCGAAATTGGACATTCCTGTAATCACGAGTTGGACCGGAGAATTGGAATGGAGCGAATGGGATGGTGTAGCGTGTTCTCCGGGCGTTCCGAGCAAACATCCGACTTTGCAAGAAGCGTTGCGAAGAGGAATTCCTTTATATAGCGAAACGGAAATCGCTTATCGTATCGCTGAGTCTCCGATAATCGCGATAACCGGAACGAACGGAAAGAGCACAGTCACTGCACTTACATATTGGATTTTGCAAAAAGCGGGGAAGAAGGCAATTTTATGCGGAAACATCGCAGGCTCTGGATATCCCGAATATACGATTACCGAAGCGGCATTGAATGGTGATACGGATTCGATATTGGTAGCCGAAGTGAGTTCTTTTCAATTGGAATGGATTTCGGAATTTCGTCCTAAAGCAGCGACGATAACGCAAATCGTAGAAGACCATCTCGATAGATACGAGAGTCTTCGTGAATATGCCGCGACTAAACATAAAATCTTTCGCAACATGAAAGACGGCGATGTCGTCGTTTTCAATACATTTCGACCGGAAACGAAACCCGAAGTCCCTTCTTCGGCTCGTGTTTTGAAGATTGGCGCGCAAGATGAGGATGCGCAATTAGACGCGCAGGCGCAAATATCTGGGCAAGATGTGTATTTTCCGCAGGGTAATACTTCCATCTCTCTTTCGGAACTTTGGGATGCATCCCCCCATAATTTGGAAAACGCCGCAACGGCGGGGCTTTTGGCAAATGTTTTCGGTGTGACTTTTTCCGAAATACGCGAAGGTGTGCTTTCGTTTCGCCCCCTCCGTAACCGAATGGAATTTCTCGGCGAAAGAAACGGAGTTCGCTACATCAACAACAGTATGTGCACGAATCCGACAGCATTGAAGGCTTCTTTGGAGGCAATGGATTCGTCTACTTTATTATTAGCAGGTGGCATCGCGAAGGTGAAAGATTACTCGATGATATCTTCCGTAAAAAATAGAATCAAAAAAGCCTACTTGTTCGGTCGTGACGGTGCGTATTTGAAAGAAGTTTTCGAAAAGATGGGCGTAAAAAGCGCAAGGTTCGATACTTTACGAGAAGCATTCGAATCGGCTCAAAGCGAGGCAAAACCGCGCGAAACGATATTGCTTGCACCGAGTTGCGCCAGTTTCGACCAATTCGAAAGCTTCATGGAACGTGGCGAATTGATGCGCAAACTCGTAGAGGAGGTAGTTCGAGTTGGATAAAGGGCGACAAGGAAGAAACCTGCCCGGGGATCGTTTGCTATCGTGGCTTGTACTTATTGCCATACTCTTGGGTTTGTTTGTCGTTTTCGACACCAGTTATATCATGTTATTTAAAGGAGGCTCTTGGTCTTCCTTTGCGATTGTCAAACATGTGTTATGGGTGATACTAAGTGGTGTCGTATATTATTTTTTTACGAAACTACCACCAGAAATTCTAAGGGGTATTTCGAAACCCTTGTATTTCCTGGGATTAGTCGCATGTATACTCGTGTTTATTCCTGGTGTAGGGATAGAATCAGGGGGGGCAAAAAGATGGTTCGGAGTCGAACCATTTAGAATCCAACCTTCGGAATTTCTGAAACCGCTGACGATTTGGTTTTTAGCGGCGATGTGTCTCTATAAATTTCCAAGTTATCCGAAAAGCGTCCGTCATTTCGGTGAATGGATGGATAATCGCTTCGTAATTTTCTTGCGTAGAAATTGGCATTGGCTTATCGTGGGAATATCTGTTTTGGTTATAGAAAGGCAACCGGATTTGGGCACGGCGGCAATGGTGGGAGTTATCGCTATCGGAATCATGATTTACTCTCCCATAAAAGGAAGGGTTATCGCATTAGTGCTTCTTTTTGCCCTTCTTATGGGTACGGTATTTACGATATCCGAGGATTATAGGGGGGGGAGATTTCGCACATGGCTCCATCGCTGGGATGCTTCTGTTGTTGACGGTCCAGGCTATCAATCCGCACAGTCCGAATTAGCGATGGCAATCGGGGGAGTTACCGGTGTAGGTCCTCCGAAGGGAAGAGCGAAAAGGGTTCTTCCTGCTGCAAGCACCGATTTCGCTTTCACTACCATTGCAGAAGAAGCGGGATTTATCGGCTCAATTATCGTCATTTCTCTCTTAGCCGCTATCTCTCTTCGTCTTGTTCTTCTTGCTTCCCTATCTCAAGACGCATTTTCTCGATTGGTTATAGGAGGCACTGGTTGGTGGATTGGTATCCAAAGCGTTTTGAATCTATCCATGGTCGGTTCATTGCTCCCCCCCATCGGTGTGCCTTTGCCTTTTTTGAGTTATGGTGGAAGCAGTTTGTTGGCGTTGATGATGGCTCTCGGAGCGTCTCAAGCCATGATTCATAGACGTGTGTATAAGGAGGCGCCCATTGAAACTCGTCGTGACCGGCGGAGGTACAGGAGGGCACGTCTATCCCGCGCTTGAAGTCGCTCTCGAAGCACGAGCGAATAAACACGACGTTCTCTATATCGGAAGTATAAGAGGACAAGAATCCAATGCTTGTAGTAAAAGCGATATCGAATTTATCGGATTGAACGCTCGCTCTTTGGGGAGTTTGTGGAAGCCTTCCGGTTGGCGTTCGTTGATCCTTTTTTTGCGCGCGACTTATCGAGCGCGTAAAATCTTAACGGACTTTTCGACAGACTTGGTCTTTTCAACGGGGGGGTATTCTGCCGCTCCGGTTTTATATGCTGCGTCTAAAGTCGGTACGAAAATCGTACTTCACGAACAAAACACCATACCGGGACGAACGCATCGTTACGCAGCGCGTTTCGCGAAATATGTTTGCATCGTTTTCGAAGAAACACGCAATGCATTTCCCGATAAAACTGTACGCACCGGTCTCCCTTTGCGAAAAACGCTTTTACTAAAAGCGAAAGCCGAAAAACCCTCCGCATCACAAAAATTTTTCACCCTTTGCATGGGTGGTTCTCAAGGTGCGAGCGTTATTAACGAAGCCGTTTTGACGATCGTGTTGCGAGCCGATCCCGAAAAAACAGAATGGCTTCATGTTTGCGGTCCTGCTCTTTTCGAATCTTGCGCAAAAGCCGCTCGACGACTCTGTATGCCCGAGAATTATCGGCTGAAAGCGTTTTTAGAAGGAAACGAACTCGCAGAAGTCCTCTTTCGTGCCGACTTGGCGATATCACGAGCGGGAGCAGGGGCTATTTCTGAGTTCGCTCTCTTCGGTATCCCAGCAATCTATATCCCATACCCTTATGCTTATGCGAATCACCAAATGGAAAACGCTAAAGCCATTGAGAAAATTGGGGGCGGAACGGTCATCCCGCAACGAGAACTGATTCCGGAGAGGTTAGAATCTGTATGGAAAGAATGGATGTCGGATTCTTCTCG
This genomic stretch from Fimbriimonadales bacterium harbors:
- a CDS encoding FtsW/RodA/SpoVE family cell cycle protein codes for the protein MLSWLVLIAILLGLFVVFDTSYIMLFKGGSWSSFAIVKHVLWVILSGVVYYFFTKLPPEILRGISKPLYFLGLVACILVFIPGVGIESGGAKRWFGVEPFRIQPSEFLKPLTIWFLAAMCLYKFPSYPKSVRHFGEWMDNRFVIFLRRNWHWLIVGISVLVIERQPDLGTAAMVGVIAIGIMIYSPIKGRVIALVLLFALLMGTVFTISEDYRGGRFRTWLHRWDASVVDGPGYQSAQSELAMAIGGVTGVGPPKGRAKRVLPAASTDFAFTTIAEEAGFIGSIIVISLLAAISLRLVLLASLSQDAFSRLVIGGTGWWIGIQSVLNLSMVGSLLPPIGVPLPFLSYGGSSLLALMMALGASQAMIHRRVYKEAPIETRRDRRRYRRARLSRA
- the murF gene encoding UDP-N-acetylmuramoyl-tripeptide--D-alanyl-D-alanine ligase, giving the protein MQLKLSEIAEITGGKCSGPDREVHGIAVDSRHVKKGDLFVAVVGNNADGHYFIHDAFQRGAVGALVSKEIEKKFPHVRVSSVVQALAEIASTIRDSFHGKVVAITGSVGKTTTKELLAAALGDSTTVLKSEGNLNTEYGLPITWMKLEQSHRYAVLEMAMRGKGQIAHLCSFSRPHIGVITSIGTAHIGELGSREEIIKAKAELLESLPKEGLAILPMGEDFDALSHYSNCKVLSFGEQPNADVRVLSSLIYLENNTTEIEIEIKNQRFSGRIPGLGRHQAINASAALAVCIALGIEPQMALQRMQNAELPNDRLRAVECCGATLLVDVYNSSPESCKEALKILSDAEGFSRKIAILGDMLELGEFAEFAHREIGKLVSSSDIDVLVTVGELAPWILEEAKTRGYKGIGMSVPSSSEVARILENLEPGDLVLIKGSRRLQLEKALPQEGGLINV
- the murD gene encoding UDP-N-acetylmuramoyl-L-alanine--D-glutamate ligase is translated as MSDYKKRNVFQNQRIVVIGLGKAGTGMARVLKAKGAQVTVVDEKSADSQKLFEPLDEMAKLDIPVITSWTGELEWSEWDGVACSPGVPSKHPTLQEALRRGIPLYSETEIAYRIAESPIIAITGTNGKSTVTALTYWILQKAGKKAILCGNIAGSGYPEYTITEAALNGDTDSILVAEVSSFQLEWISEFRPKAATITQIVEDHLDRYESLREYAATKHKIFRNMKDGDVVVFNTFRPETKPEVPSSARVLKIGAQDEDAQLDAQAQISGQDVYFPQGNTSISLSELWDASPHNLENAATAGLLANVFGVTFSEIREGVLSFRPLRNRMEFLGERNGVRYINNSMCTNPTALKASLEAMDSSTLLLAGGIAKVKDYSMISSVKNRIKKAYLFGRDGAYLKEVFEKMGVKSARFDTLREAFESAQSEAKPRETILLAPSCASFDQFESFMERGELMRKLVEEVVRVG
- the murG gene encoding undecaprenyldiphospho-muramoylpentapeptide beta-N-acetylglucosaminyltransferase, giving the protein MKLVVTGGGTGGHVYPALEVALEARANKHDVLYIGSIRGQESNACSKSDIEFIGLNARSLGSLWKPSGWRSLILFLRATYRARKILTDFSTDLVFSTGGYSAAPVLYAASKVGTKIVLHEQNTIPGRTHRYAARFAKYVCIVFEETRNAFPDKTVRTGLPLRKTLLLKAKAEKPSASQKFFTLCMGGSQGASVINEAVLTIVLRADPEKTEWLHVCGPALFESCAKAARRLCMPENYRLKAFLEGNELAEVLFRADLAISRAGAGAISEFALFGIPAIYIPYPYAYANHQMENAKAIEKIGGGTVIPQRELIPERLESVWKEWMSDSSRRKQASINLKEWSIPDATQRVMKIIEEVVNENAGRNR